TATCCATGCCTACAAAATGGCAGCATGCATTACAGAAACTGTCAGCACATGATTTATGCTGAAGTCAAGTGGGTATATATGGGTAAGAACACATTAAAATATCACAACATGCAACAGCAAAAAACCAACTACAGTGAAATATTGTTTCCTTTATTTCTACACAACATCAAAAGCAACACAattcacaacaaacaaatgcaAATATTCTACAAAATATTGCAAGTTCTTTCTTGCACTCTTGACGTaattaacataaaattaaaGCGTAGATAAATCCTGAATAAACTGTTGTTTGTTTAGGACTTTTTTCTTATAATACCAGCATTATCACTGAAAAATAAGACTCATTCCTAAATCTTAGCATATATAACTAACCTTATGTTGAAGAATTAACTAAACTGCTTACAAGTCTGAGCAAGAAAACTGAATGTGGTATTGTTGAAGTGCATGATGTGAACAGAAACGTTCTAGCCTTGTCTCCCATGACTGCACACCCCTTCTGCCCAAGTGTCAGTGCGGATTAAACGAAACCCTGTTAGTGTGGAAGCAAGTATTGTTATACAATGTCTACGTTCTATAAATGGTCTAGGTGAAACAACTGCCACATTTAAAGCTTAATTTCATATGAAACAACACTCTCAGCCAGTCAATGACACCAATGTCTCGTACGAATCAACCAGATTTTACCCTTTGAATGTTAAGGCACAGTTAACCTCCAGCTGCGAACCTCTGAAAGAAGCATGACACCATCAACATGTGATACACTCCTCCACATGATGAACACTGGGTGAGCACTGATGATCACATGGCCCACCTTTCTTACAAAGTGTATATTTTAAattgaaacatttacccaaaatgaatttcaaaagaGGAGATAAATATGccacataaacatcagttaacaGTTCTGAATCCACAGGGTTCAACTGTTATCAGATGTTGGCAATCGTCCTGGAAATGACAAGAGTCTGTGATCATCAGCTCCCCAAACATGACAGTCACCACATGGTGTTTAACATAAACACTGTCCAGTCTGATGTATGCCACAACACCCAGATACATGTCTTTTTCATCATTTGGCTTCAGTCATATAAACAACTCATTACACAACCACACTCTGTTATGTAATCTCAGGAATTAGGTCCACAACTGGCATCAGGAAGGTGCCATATTTGTATGAATGCAGTACTGATTTAGCAAAGTGGTATGGTTTACAAAAACTGAACTTGAATCAGTCACTCCAAAGATGCAGTTTGAAAAGTTTGTGTTGTGATATGCATGCACAGAAACAGCATACTTAAACAGGAAGATTCTATTACACCAATACTTTGAATACAGCACAACGATGTTTCACACAAAATCATGAATTtcaataaataataacaaagaAAATCAATACTTTGAAAAATCACAACCTGATGgtgaataaatgaatataaaTAAGGGCACTATTAGACTATtatacaaaatgaaacaaatgtcttTGATGGTTCTTGTTACTAAGTGCCCATGACAGTGGACTGGTGATgttattgttacactatcccaCTACAGTCAACTGAACTTTTAGACAAGCTCTACCTTCTCTGGTTGGTGCCTTCTCTCGCTGCTCTGCCAAGTACGGCTCAGAGTGGTAGGGCTGGGAGTGGTATGTCCGCTGCACCACAGTCTCGGGCATCACAATATCTTCAGATGCACACTTCCGTAATGTCTTCAGTCGCTGAAGGCGATTTGTATTTGGCTCAAATGATGCCAGAAGTTCATGGAAACTCTTTGGTCTCTCTGGCTTTTCTAGAACTGCGCTATCACTTTCTGCTCCCCTCTCAGCTGATTTACCACGCTTTCCTCTACTTGACACAAATACTCTTTCCAAATTGTCACCCTCACTCATCCCACTCACATCTTTCATGATTTTCTGCTCTGGAACAGCTACTGTCTTCTCGGGGCTTGCAGCTTGTTTCTTCAGTGGGTGGACGGGAGGTTTTGCACTGGGAGATGTGGGAGTGGAAACCTCAGATGTTTCACTGCTCACAACTTTGTCTGAAACACTGACATCCTTCGGCATCTTAATATGCCCTAGTGTCTTTGAACCAATATCACTTTCTTTGGACTCATCTTTCAGATCCAGATCATCACCATCAGTGAAAGCTAAAGTCAAGTCAGGGGCACTTCGGGTATGAAGGGGTTTGGATTTCCTACTCTTTTCCTCATCACTTGAGCTAAACATTTCAACCATCTTGGCAATTCCTCGACCTATCTTGGCTCCTCGACGCTTACTATCTGAACCCTCTGCGGCCTCATTCTTCAGATGAGGGTGTCTTCCACGAAGAGTTTTTTTCATCAGTTCTTGTGATGATGTCTGGGTCTCCACTGTCCGCTGTTTTGGTGACCCATGCGGTGAAGGAGGCTTCTTCTCACCCACTCTAGTTGCATGGATGTCAAAGGACTTTTCAAATTTTGGAATTGATGGTGGTGTTCCTGGCTGCTTTATCTGAAATTCCACTGATGAAGTCGCTGTGGAAGGTTTCTGTGTTTCTGTGGCAACATCCTTGCGTAGAGAACGATACGCCAGGtcatcatgcataatgtcagCATCTTTCTCTGGCCTAAGTCTGAGATGTGACTGAGGTGGTGATGATTCCCTTGGCCTCAGGTAATCAGCTGTTGTGGGAGACACGCCTGTTGTTGACTGTGTTTCAGCTCGTGGGGTTGATTTGGATCTGGCTTTCCTAACAGCCACGTCATCATCCACTAAATCAGGATTCTTGGAGCGAAAACGGCCACGGGCCTTTCTGGGCGCTACGGCTGGGGGAGTCTGCGAGGAGCTGACTGACATTGCTGGCTGAGAGCTGCTTGTGGATGATGCTGCAGGAGACTTCAGGACAATTGAAACACTCTGACTTCGAGTTTCTTGGGGAATCCCACTTTGAGTCATCAACTTACTCACATTTGCTGACAAAGTCTGCCTCTGTGGATCATCCAAAGTACTACTCTTCTTGGGAATTGGAACCATTGCTTTCCCTGATTTCCCAATCGGAGGTTCTTGTACACCTTGTCGTGCTATCAGAGGTTCCTGTGTGACAGTCCTATGTGTCCCTGGCTGAATAACCTTGGCTGTTGTTGACACGAGGGCAAGACTCTTTCTGCCTGGGTCAGGACTTACTACAGGAAGATTCAAAGGTCGAGGAATGCCAGTTTTAAGAGAAGTTTTTCTTAGAGGTTCTGGACTGACAGGAATTTCTGGCTGAAATGTTATTGATGATACTGGAGACATCTGTGGAGCTGATATTTTCCTTACTGGCTCGGGACTTGGTCCTGTTTGAGGAGGATAATAGTTCAACTTTGACACAGCATTACCTGGTGAAGTCTGCATCCTGCTGGGTCCtgctatcacagctgatgtCTGATTCACTTCATCAAGTATGGCCTGAAAAGACTTTGAGATGGCCTCATAGTCTGCTTCTGTCTTTTTTTCAGGTTCTCTGCTTCTAAATCTGTCTGGTTTTGCAACTTGGAAGGAGATACTACTGGTCTCAATCTTCTGCTCGGGTCTCTCTGTAAAACTTGGAGCCTGAAGTGGACGTTGGGACCTATAAGAAGGGTAGTCCCTTCTCTCTGCTCTATCCAGAAGGCTTTCATCATCCAGATTCAAACTCTTGTAAATGCGTTCCAGTTCAGTCAGGGCATCTGATAGTTTggacttttttttcacatagaaATCTTGGAAAGATTCATTACGTGATTCAAAAGATTTTGGACTTGCTGCTGGAGCAAACTTTCTAAGTGTCAGCAAAATTTTATCAAGGTTCTTTTCATCAGCTTTAACTAGTTTGGTTTTAATTTGATTTATCTTACTTTCAACATCTTTAGCAATTTGTCTTAGATCCTCCATAGACTGATTTACCTGATTAATCTTTTCTTCAGAGGAAGGCACATTGCGAGGTGGTACAGGCTGGGACTTCAGAGGAGCAGGATGGGTTACTGAGAACAAGGTGGGAGGCTGCTGGGAGCTTTGTGGTATGATAAGCGGAGGAGGTGGCTTGGGTCGTATACGCCCTGGTGACTTCGTGAGAAGCTGATCTTGTGCAAGACCAGTGTTAAGCAGCTTCTGTTTGAGTATATTAGGGTCAAGCTGATAGTTGCCATTCACAACATTGGGGTACTCCTGCATGCCAAGAACAGGCTGGGCTGGCTGCTGAGTGGCATATGTCAACAACAAACCTTgagcagcaggagcagcagtTGGACCAGGACCCATACTTGGTGCTGCCCCGAGGTGACTATCATCCCAGTAGCTCCTAGAAACATCTGCATATGTTCTAGGTCTCGAAGAACTTGTGATGTTCACCTCAGTGAATGAAGGACCTGGAGAAGACTTATGTGAGTCAGAGCTGTCCCCAGCCTTCCGTACTTTAGGGCTGGACTGTTTCTCCAAGGATGTTTTGATGTCATCTAAGACATCATCTAAAGCACTGGGGGCACTATATTTATCTACAGAAATGGTTAACGGTGTTATATTGGGTGTGTAAAGTGACTTTGACCTATGTATTCTGTCTCTAGCTGAGGTCCGAGGCTGGGTGGGGAGTGTGTAGCTCTGACTATGGGGATAATCAAGCTGATGCTGTCTAAAAGATAGGGGGTCATCTAAACCTGTTCCATTAAACATTTTCTCAAAACTTGTCATTTCCTCAATTTCTTTCCAGAAAGGGTCCTCAGAGAAGGGTATTGTTTGCAATGTTCTTGCTTTCACTCTTTCTATGCTGACCATATCTCCCTTGTTACTCTCCATGTTAGGAGACCAAACCTCAGTTTCTTTGATTTTATCTTCCAGGTCAGATATAAGTTTTGACCAATCAGTATCATCGTCATGTTTTGATGGTAACTGCCCTTGAAACTGACTGTCCGAATCTGGCTGGAAGTCCAGATCAAACCTTCTACACAAATCCTTCACACTGTCACTCTTAGCATCTTTCATTTCTTCCAGTTCTTCATAACGAGAAACACATTTTCCACTATTTGCATGCTTGGATGCCTCGATAGCTGGCTGTTTGTGAGCTAGCATTTGTTCTCGCAGTTCTGCTGCAGTCAATACACCACCAGTAGCTATCTGTGGAACTGGGGCATTATAGAAAGTGCTCACTGCACTGGTTGCTGTGTGGTACTGGGCACCTGACACTGGCTCTCTGATCAGGTGGAATAAACTTTTGGTCTCTTGTGCTATCATCTGAGGATCTGTGGCAATATGAATCATTGGGTCAGAATTAGATGGTTTCAGAGTTTGCAGGTTACTCCAAGTGAAGCTCTGGGCCACAGGTCCAACTGGGGATTGTGGTATCTCTAGTTTCTGCTCCACATATACTGATCTACGAATATTCCTTGGCAGTAGATCCTGTTCTGTCCTCTCTTGTATGGTTCCAAGATCAGGATCACTCCTCTTTTTCATGTAAGTTTCCCATCTGTTCACTCTTTCTGACACTTCGATATCGTAATCCACATCTGAAAACATACCACGGTCAAGATGAGGAATGTTCAAACTATCTGTGATGACCGCCGTGCCATCAGGCTTCAGTTGGTCTGCTGAACTAGATTTA
This portion of the Haliotis asinina isolate JCU_RB_2024 chromosome 10, JCU_Hal_asi_v2, whole genome shotgun sequence genome encodes:
- the LOC137254668 gene encoding uncharacterized protein, yielding MKKLALNLLKSADEKIRSISKQPGSKPVSPSTPEAQQREGDNMAERRIQQRQGRRDRFRGNEGGRGDQPSKAEIKRRSRSEGPTNRVTRERQPLEEGRQDDNFASYGKKNERIVGPIWAVTHSSTATRVSRYSPPLSDDGNLVHVQAQRPAGSDSDSNDSDTKVWTKNPLVMRKTKRTGKIDKRQSNSENGFSTGIPTPIKTNRESFVYYGSQDKGDSGGGGSLKGNKYQKLEELRRKRIDIQMTSDEENTPESRISRLRQRAIQSGLGKQPRPDSFRQSAVIPGSPTQNYSPKSQGVFFQNGSSDPRSGGTSHQLGNQRSSVIQSSYQGVNGAPSSSAYGSPYGVKQTSSGQTRQPLIRPFDPKGFSDSGISTRADAPANANRFSQHNEVRSPVTKTAVYNSSPEVVKRPFDRPRVPSVDSIYEGSSNQQPELQSPGLDYSRKFGAGTTYQNVGHGFVFMRPASSGTMEVPKGELVHAPIRQGLGQKSPSNFNEVVELRLKTSRVIDRPPSQSVLDQQRRLRANIAANSDDSLDELIESNIQYLESEIESGRTKKVSAPVSRSASLPDPRRSSGHYTSVRSGPLHSGVLPTSYASAQQQRTTHTIPSQPHIKPGSELKFHIPIPGNKQQPADIRIASENRFDSGVHYGNSPTAPNQRYSTSSSSGYSGYGIPPERKLSYDSRSVIPTSDISRDAFSKSDTQLNSAPPIPAAFREGALHPSYVHPKSSSADQLKPDGTAVITDSLNIPHLDRGMFSDVDYDIEVSERVNRWETYMKKRSDPDLGTIQERTEQDLLPRNIRRSVYVEQKLEIPQSPVGPVAQSFTWSNLQTLKPSNSDPMIHIATDPQMIAQETKSLFHLIREPVSGAQYHTATSAVSTFYNAPVPQIATGGVLTAAELREQMLAHKQPAIEASKHANSGKCVSRYEELEEMKDAKSDSVKDLCRRFDLDFQPDSDSQFQGQLPSKHDDDTDWSKLISDLEDKIKETEVWSPNMESNKGDMVSIERVKARTLQTIPFSEDPFWKEIEEMTSFEKMFNGTGLDDPLSFRQHQLDYPHSQSYTLPTQPRTSARDRIHRSKSLYTPNITPLTISVDKYSAPSALDDVLDDIKTSLEKQSSPKVRKAGDSSDSHKSSPGPSFTEVNITSSSRPRTYADVSRSYWDDSHLGAAPSMGPGPTAAPAAQGLLLTYATQQPAQPVLGMQEYPNVVNGNYQLDPNILKQKLLNTGLAQDQLLTKSPGRIRPKPPPPLIIPQSSQQPPTLFSVTHPAPLKSQPVPPRNVPSSEEKINQVNQSMEDLRQIAKDVESKINQIKTKLVKADEKNLDKILLTLRKFAPAASPKSFESRNESFQDFYVKKKSKLSDALTELERIYKSLNLDDESLLDRAERRDYPSYRSQRPLQAPSFTERPEQKIETSSISFQVAKPDRFRSREPEKKTEADYEAISKSFQAILDEVNQTSAVIAGPSRMQTSPGNAVSKLNYYPPQTGPSPEPVRKISAPQMSPVSSITFQPEIPVSPEPLRKTSLKTGIPRPLNLPVVSPDPGRKSLALVSTTAKVIQPGTHRTVTQEPLIARQGVQEPPIGKSGKAMVPIPKKSSTLDDPQRQTLSANVSKLMTQSGIPQETRSQSVSIVLKSPAASSTSSSQPAMSVSSSQTPPAVAPRKARGRFRSKNPDLVDDDVAVRKARSKSTPRAETQSTTGVSPTTADYLRPRESSPPQSHLRLRPEKDADIMHDDLAYRSLRKDVATETQKPSTATSSVEFQIKQPGTPPSIPKFEKSFDIHATRVGEKKPPSPHGSPKQRTVETQTSSQELMKKTLRGRHPHLKNEAAEGSDSKRRGAKIGRGIAKMVEMFSSSDEEKSRKSKPLHTRSAPDLTLAFTDGDDLDLKDESKESDIGSKTLGHIKMPKDVSVSDKVVSSETSEVSTPTSPSAKPPVHPLKKQAASPEKTVAVPEQKIMKDVSGMSEGDNLERVFVSSRGKRGKSAERGAESDSAVLEKPERPKSFHELLASFEPNTNRLQRLKTLRKCASEDIVMPETVVQRTYHSQPYHSEPYLAEQREKAPTREEVRSWRLTVP